In Haematobia irritans isolate KBUSLIRL chromosome 1, ASM5000362v1, whole genome shotgun sequence, a genomic segment contains:
- the alpha-Man-Ib gene encoding alpha-Mannosidase class I b — protein sequence MTEKSDHITLTLPAATAGVLNDEGGNSTSLSGSRKKSLRRSWNQLPRCQRNLIILVISAMCVSVVFLLPSQQLDVINKNSLNVDTNSVGVVVVRRNSENGGSEDSKILSAFSHGEQNILPAPAPQKQEPQTQLGIENVVNIPQTQEHEQPQPSNDKPMEKSQLPNILDNDILNENNNLNLKHSNNAEDDRAAIEAALQDPTSLPTTNGVTIEEFLGRIDLKHLPQKQHFHGPNNERQEAVVNAFRHSWNGYKKYAWGHDNLKPMSESSHDWFGLGLTIIDSLDTMYIMGLEDEFIEARNWVSEFLNFDVNRDVNLFEVTIRILGGLLSAYHLSADKVFLKKSIELGNRLLPCFLSPSGIPYSDVNLAALSAHAPKWSPDSSTSEVTTLQLEFRDLSRLTNVSLYESIAHRVNEKVHALEKNSGLVPIFINANTGTFRNYATISLGARGDSYYEYLLKQWIQTGHRGGDFLVSDYIQAMDGVFSQLLRRTPKENHVYIGELINGKEFKPKMDHLTCYLPGTLLLGHHYGMPDSHLLLARDLLETCFQTYMKQPTQLAPEISYFSTTEAEELDIYVKPNDAHNLLRPEFVESLYYFYALTGNRTYQDMGWTIFQAFEKYAKVTHGYSSIGNVKNIFNTRLRDMMESFWLGETLKYFYLLFSSNPKEIDLEKWVFNTEAHPLPIRNQ from the exons ATGACTGAAAAATCAGATCATATAACATTAACACTGCCGGCAGCTACGGCAGGTGTCCTAAATGACGAAGGAGGAAATAGTACTTCTCTATCCGGTAGTCGTAAGAAAAGTTTGAGACGA TCATGGAATCAATTACCACGTTGTCAACGAAATCTCATTATATTGGTCATATCGGCCATGTGTGTCAGTGTTGTGTTCCTGTTACCTTCTCAGCAATTGGATGTGATTAATAAAAACTCCCTCAACGTGGATACCAATTCGGTCGGAGTTGTTGTTGTTAGGCGTAATAGTGAGAATGGCGGTAGTGaagatagcaaaattttatcagcTTTTTCCCACGGAGAG CAAAATATACTGCCGGCACCAGCACCTCAAAAGCAAGAACCACAAACGCAGCTTGGCATTgaaaatgtggtcaatattCCACAAACACAAGAACACGAGCAACCACAACCCAGTAATGATAAGCCCATGGAAAAATCTCAACTTCCCAACATACTTGATAATGACATCCTTaacgaaaataataatttaaatctcAAACACTCGAATAATGCCGAAGATGATCGTGCAGCTATAGAGGCAGCTCTGCAAGATCCCACAAGTTTGCCAACAACTAATGGAGTAACTATCGAAGAGTTTTTGGGACGCATTGATCTAAAACATTTAccacaaaaacaacatttccaTGGTCCCAATAATGAGCGCCAAGAAGCTGTAGTTAATGCCTTCCGTCATTCTTGGAATGGTTACAAGAAATATGCCTGGGGTCATGACAATCTCAAACCAATGTCCGAATCATCGCATGATTGGTTTGGTCTTGGTTTAACCATAATTGATTCATTGGATACCATGTATATTATGGGGTTAGAAGATG AATTTATTGAAGCAAGAAATTGGGTtagcgaatttttgaattttgatgtAAATCGTGATGTCAATTTATTTGAAGTTACCATTCGTATACTTGGAGGTCTATTATCCGCCTATCATTTGAGTGCAGATAAAGTGTTTCTCAAGAAATCG ATCGAATTAGGTAATCGTTTACTGCCATGCTTCCTATCACCATCTGGTATACCATACTCTGATGTGAATTTAGCTGCCTTATCGGCCCATGCCCCAAAATGGTCGCCAGATAGTTCGACCAGTGAAGTAACAACACTTCAATTGGAATTTAGAGACCTAAGTCGCTTAACAAATGTTTCCTTGTATGAAAGT ATTGCCCATCGTGTCAATGAAAAAGTGCATGCTCTTGAAAAAAATAGTGGGCTTGTACCAATTTTTATCAATGCCAATACCGGAACGTTTAGAAATTACGCTACTATATCGCTAGGAGCAAGAGGTGATTCATACTATGAATATTTGCTTAAACAATGGATACAAACGGGCCACAGAGGAGGTGATTT TCTGGTATCGGATTACATACAAGCCATGGATGGAGTATTTTCACAGCTATTAAGACGTACACCAAAAGAAAATCACGTTTACATCGGTGAATTGATAAATGGCAAAGAATTCAAACCTAAAATGGATCATCTAACGTGTTATTTGCCTGGTACATTATTATTGGGACATCACTATGGTATGCCGGATTCGCATTTATTGCTGGCTCGGGATCTCTTAGAAACGTGCTTTCAAACCTATATGAAACAACCCACGCAATTAGCTCCAGAAATCTCCTATTTCTCTACGACAGAAGCGGAAGAGCTGGATATTTATGTTAAGCCAAATGATGCTCATAATTTGTTACGTCCAGaatttgtcgaaagtttataCTATTTCTATGCCTTAACGGGCAATCGAACCTATCAGGATATGGGTTGGACTATATTCCAGGCCTTTGAGAAATATGCTAAAGTAACACATGGCTATTCATCAATTGGTAATGttaagaatatatttaatacacGCCTAAGGGATATGATGGAAAGTTTCTGGCTGGGtgaaactttgaaatatttctATTTACTATTTAGCAGTAATCCCAAAGAAATCGATTTGGAAAAATGGGTATTCAATACCGAAGCCCATCCATTGCCCATTCGAAATCAAtaa